The genomic window AGGCAACATGATCAATGAATCATGTATATAttatagctgggactataggtgcacaccaccatgcccaactaatttgcttaatggtttgtttgtttgttttttgtggagacagagtcccaccatgttgtccaggctggtctttaattcctagcttcaggcaatcctcctgccctagtctcctaaggtgctgggattataggcgtgtgccaccatgcccagccaagaaaatgGATTTATATAGAAAAACCTGCCCACAAAccataaagattaaaatataccATGCTTGAGTAGTTCAGAATCAAGTCTATGTCTTTAAAATGCTCTTAGAAAAGGTGAAgcatggccaggcacggttgctcacgcctgtaatcccagcactttgggaggccaaggcgggtggatcatctgaggtcaggagttccagaccagcctggccaacatggcaaaaccctgtttctaccaaaaatacaaaaattagatgggcatggtggcgcacacctgtaatcccagctactcgggaggctgaggcaggagaatcacttgcacccagggggcagagattgcagtgagccaagatcatgccattgcactccaacctgacaCATCTGAGCTTCTGAGAACCACGGTATACTACCATAGGACAGTCACTGCATTATGGCCAGCCAACTGGCAACAGCTCTGCCTGCCTCACACGTCAAAGCGGGCTAATTATTTTTGGTGTAGACTAGAACAATCAAGTTGGTTTCacaaatcatattttttaaagttgtactGTTAGGCACATGGGAAACAGCATGTTTTGGACATAAacatatatgaagaaaactgagaagTGTGGTTGAACAAGGAATGAGGCATCTGGCACTGAAACAGCCGCCATTCATGCACAGTATGTTGCTGATGTCCATGTTCTCAGTTTCAGGCATGCCTCATGGTCACACATGTTTAAATACTAGAAGGAGTTCATTTCCTTAATGTTCCCATCTCACATGACTTAGCGTTATGAAGTACCTAGTTAGATAGGACAGAGAAGGTATGCAGTCCCCTAAACCTGGAGCAGTAATTTCTATACCCAGCAGTCCAGATTCTGAAACTTTTAGGATTCAAAGAAAGACCCACACAGTGAGAACTCTGGATCCCGCATGCAAGGGTATGGGGAGCGCTGTGGATCCCGCACACACGGGTGTGTGAGATGTGCAACGTTCCCCCTTGCAAAGCTTCCCCTACTGCTGGTTCTGTTGAGGGAGAGGTCGTAGGCAGTATCTGCTGTAAGGCTGAAAGCACTGCTGTCAAATGGTGCTATTTTGGTAGCAGAAGCTTGGTTTCAGGGATACATTTCATGAACAAGAATAAGAGTTCCCGTGCATGTCTGGGAGCGTGGCTCAAGCCCCAGCCTCTCACAAGCTGTTCCTCACTTCTTGAACAGGGTAAGCGCTCACTCAGTCCCAGCGCCAGACGTCCCCAGTGTCTACACGCCATTCTTCCAGAAGCCCAGTTTTATTCGACATTGATGGCCATATGCTTCCCCAGAGCCTGGAAGCTCCCCAACCCTAGGGGCGGAATCCTCATGAGCAACCCAGTGCCTTTCAGCCCAGTCTTtgggctgggaggtggaggttgcagtgagccgacatcacaccattgcactccagcctgggtgacagagtgagactcagtctcaaaaaaacaaccaaaaaaacaaccaaaaaaaaagtacccTCCAAAAAGGGTGTTGTCTTTCCCATTTCTGATGCCTGGGACTGTGGCAGCAATATTAGGTCAGGGGAACCAGCAGGTAGAGGGAAAAGAATGAGGAGGCAGGGTCTGGTCGTGATGACATTGTTGTCACTAAATTAGCAAGCCTGGAATTTCTTACCACTGGACTTCTTGTTTTGCAAGGTAGTATATTTCCTTATTGCTTAAACCACTGGGTTTGGGAAGGGGGACTTCTGTTGCTGGTGGTCCCAAGAAATTGGATAGAGTCCCTTTCCTCTGAAATAATATAACCTCTTTTACAGACTGgagtacacacatgcacacgcacacattcATTCTGTCTTCCCCAATTTTCAAATGAAACTAACTCTTGGGTGAGAACTAACTTGGCCTCCCTCGTCCTCCAGACCCAAGCTCCTTGGAGCAGTGTGTGTGCTCTGTATTCCCTAAGTACCAACCCCATGCCCCAGCACTGTCAATCACTTCAAGGCCCAGTTCAAAATCCACTTACCACATGAAGTCTCCTATTTAACCCCCAGCTGCATCTTTCTAGAATTCTAACATGTAGCGTGCATCATCTCCAACTTTGTACATCTTGCCTGCTGATCCTCGtgtcccctctgtgtgtccatccACCCCAGCCACACTGTTGATGTACAGCGACTGACTGGGCAGATGAGTGAGTGCAAGGCCCTACTGTCCTGCATCTGAAACCTggagttttcctttcttttttcttccttgtcttctttcctcatcttctctgtagaagagaagacaaaaattgagataaaaaaaattcaggccgggtgcagtggctcacatctgtaattccagcactttgggaggccaaggcaggtggatcacttgaggccaggagtttgaacccagcctggccaacgtggtgaaatctcacctctactaaaaatagaaaaattagctgggtgtagtggcacatgcctgtaatctcagctacttgggaggctgaggcaggagaattgtttgaattcgggaggtggaggttgtggtgagttgagatcacgccactgcactccagcctgggcgacaaagcaagactctgtcttaaaaaaaaaaaaaaaagaaagaaagaaaattcagagcTCCGACTCTGAAGggagaatacatatttttaaagaaagccaACAATGACATGCCCTACTTGCTGGGAGCGACAGATAAGGGAAAGAATTCCAGTGGTacaggagaagcagcagctggatGCTCCACAAACCACCTCCCAATTTTCTATCTCCCACCACACTGACCAGATCTACTCTTGAAActggggggtggggcggggacaTCCTTAAAGCAGAAGTCACAGTAGGAAACACAGCAGAGTCCAGCACGCAGCAGACAATCAAGAAATGTCAGGGAATGAGAGGGAACAGAGCATCCTGTGGTGAGGGCTTTGGGCTTGTTTCCTGaagctttttattattaaaacaagATGAAACGTAGATCACACTGCGGCTTCGACTGTAATGAACCTCAGCTGAATGTGCCGACAGCAGGATATCTGATCTAATGTGGACTTTGAggctttttgaaatgaaaaaatcttgggatgcttttgtttttaaaatttctgtggtTGTTCACTAAATGGCAAAATAGGGAGCCACCAGCCAGACAGCTCCAGACCACCTACAGATAGTCTCAGGCCATCACGAAGGCTGAAACGCTAACAgccattcttttcttctgggtgCACAGCCTGCGGCCATCCCCACCATGAGATGGTAGAAAGGGTGCCTGCAAGGATCAGCACCCAGTGTAGAAACTGACTTGTACCTGGAAGGTATGCAATGTGATCCCAACAGGCTCATTCCAGATAGAAAAAATATGTCATCACTTTCATTAGTTAATATTAAACCGACACTAAGAACTTCTGCAAGATCTTTTATGGTACACAATACAGTTAAAAACTGTAGTAAATGTTCAGATATTTAAATGAGCACCAAACACTACAAAGTGCAACCAACATGGTTCTATTAAAAACTCTCTTTGACTATGGCATTCAAGGACAGcaatacaatcttttttttttttttttttttttttaaacaaagcaacTAATATAAAAATCTGCAAATGCCATATATTCATATCTAGGCTATTCTTCTCATATAGGCATGCCATTAGATAgactttctttctattctttcttgaggtattttttttgtggtttaCTTTCATTGTACTGCTGGATGCATTATTTTTGATCATCCTTTCCTAAAATGATTTAAAGACCTGCAAATAATTTTATTGCATAGGACACTACTGATGACACAGAGAATGGAAGCTGCAAGTACGTGGCATTGGAACAAGCCTTACAAATATTGCATTTTAAGAATCtgttacatacatttttttagtttgtctcttttaaaaaatttgaagttATAGCTATGACTTAACTATGTACAGTGAAGCATTTTAGGAATGTTAAGAGATTAAAGAAGATGAatgatacaaagaaaagaagccaCCATTCTTGCCAGCTATATACTGTATTCCTTCAAAAGCAACTATACATGCTGTCTTCAGTTCATAGTTAAATATTTCTACTAATCTGTTTTGGGAGAACAAACGTCTTTCAAGGTTTCAAGTTCCTCTCTAAGCTTCTTGTTCTGGACTTCCAGCACTGCAACTCGGCTCTCCAGACATTTTACATATTCTTTCTTTCGACGTCGACATTCTTTGGCAGCTTCCCTGAAAAAAGCAGAAGCAAAGGGCAAACAAAGCATTTTTTTGCATGCTATTGACAAACAGGTCAAAGTGAGCTCGGTAAGTGTGATCACAGCTGCATTCCACATCCTGGAACAACATTCCCAATTCAACTTCAAACACTAATCCGAACTGGATTCTTAAGGGTCACACGTGTCCTTTCCACAAGTCCACATGGCAATAAGTAGGACTGCTGCATCTCCTGCCTTGATTAGAGTTCACAGTAAACAAGGTCCAAGTCAAAGACAGTTACTCTACTTTATGGCAATAAAGATCTTTGAGGGCCTTGAGTTCCTCAATGAGAgtcttgttttggttttcaaGCACAGCCACACGATTTTCAAGACATTTgacatattctttcttcttcctgcgACACTCCCGGGCAGCTTCCCTGGAACCAACACAAGGCAAATGACTACAGGAACAGCCTTCCAACACAATCCACAGTGGGTCAGTGCGCTTTTGCCCCCCGCACTCAACAGCCAATCGATCCTAGGTAAGGACTGTACAAAGCCACATAACAAACATAACCAAGCACATGCTTTTTGTAAGATAACCATCAGACAACAGGAATGACTTGAGAACACAGTTTGCCCAGCATTCATCACAAATGGTGTTTTCTTAGGGCACACATTCCACCGGTAACAATGACCAGAACTGTTTTCAGTAAACTACAATAGGACCACATCCCCAAGTGgaatttctacaaaaacatttatagATCCTTtcaattctcttaatttttttgtctctCAAAAGGCACATACTCCAACATAATAAGTTAATTTTATGCGATCAAAAATTATTATAAGAATCTTCAAAAAACCTTAAATATCAACACTGGAGATTTTTAGTCTTCAAAACTAAATCTCAGTAAAACAAGATCAATTGTGACTGCAAGACACAGTTTATTGGCTAGAAAacacaacatggataaatcatAACAATAAACAAAAGATGTGCATTTTTATAAACCGAAATGAAATGGACAGTGCTTCTGAAAATTAAAGATGGGGGCTACAAAATACAACACTCAATAACTCAGACAATTTAAACCCACAAATGTGAGACCAccacaattaaaattataaaaaagaagctACTGAGTAACTCCGGGCATATTTCAAGACTGTTTCCTCATCACATGCATTTAATATCCAATATGTTGAATTTTAAAGCACTAATAAGCCCCAAATGAAGGAACAGACCAGTAGCCAAAATAACAACACAAACAGATGAGTTGAGTTAGTCATTTTCATACATAACCCCGCCAAAACAATAAGTAGAgccaacattttctctttttcagggtGGGAGGGACAGCAACCACTTCCCTTAACTCCTCTGTAGAAGATACCCTTTGATTGGCCTCATTTTGGAGGATTCAATTCCAGAATAACTGCCTTTGAGGTAGATCACCCTTCATATCAAAAAAGCCTACACTGAAACATATGTTATCATTCAAATAGGTTAACAAAAGCAGTGTTGAATGTCTAAACGCCAGTTTCTATAATGCCAATTAGTATCCTGAACCACATGTGATGTAtacgtggtttttttttttgttttttttttttttgagatggagtcttgctgtgtcgcccgggctggagtgcagtggccggatctcagctcactgccagctccgcctcctgggtttacgccattctcctgcctcagcctcccgagtagctgggactacaggcgcccgccacctcgcccggctagttttttgtatttttagtagagacggggtttcaccgtgttagccaggatggtctcgatctcctgacctcgtgatccgcccgtctcggcctcccaaagtgctgggattacaggcttgagccaccgcgcccggccgatttttttttttttaagatagctgACTCTCACTGACTGGATATCTGTGTTTTCACTGTGGAAGCAAGAGTCAGCAAAGAACCTTCAATCCAAATGAACTGCAGGAAAAGATCGACCCCTGCTTCCTAGCCAGGAACAATGGACTCACCCTGTGAACGAACAAAGTTCTCAGACTTCTCAGCTGgttaacaaaaaaaatgtaaaatggaaaatggaattgAACGTTATAGTGACTAATTTAATCTAAATGATGCAATTGGAAAAGTTAAGAATAAATCCAAAGACACATTTGCCACTTTGGGAACATAATTCAACTCTTTTCCACAAAGGAACTGAAATTCATTTATGAATACCAAGGTTTTCATgagtaaattatattaaattctaGATCTAGAAGGAAGATAGTCCTTTTACAAAACAGGCTTaccattaaatgaaaaatttaaagacCTAATAGTAGTGTTGTGGGTGTTtaatctttaacattttatttaccaagctattataaatattcatacttcatattttacatttgagtgtgcatgtgtgtgtgtgcacgcacagacacacatattACTAGAGTCAAAATGTTCCAGGCACAAAGCTTTCCCCGATCATATCAGTAGATGGTACATTCCTAAGTACTCCTCAGCCATGGAAAACACCTGTTTCTTCTATTAATAGTGAGCTCAGTTTTCAGGCTTGCATGTGTCTGAGTATATCCTCAGCACGGAGAGGAAATGCAAGGCAAAGAAGAAACTCTGACAAGgctggaaagaaataaaaactgttgCTGGATTGGCAGAAATGCAATATAATGAAATACCGAATATAGATACCaaccaaagaataaaaagagaatatgTAAGAGATCTATCTGTGAAAGACTAAAGCCTATACACTTTCCCAGGAAGTGAAATCTGCAGGTTATCATGGGGTATTTTCGGGGTGCCCGATGCTGGGATAGAGGACAGGCACTAGAATAAAGACTGCCTGGTTGCCCTGGTTCTGCCCAGTTTGGGCCATGTTATCTTGACCAACTTTAACATCTCTGAACTTCTGGTCCTCATCCGTAAACTGGGCATAATAATCACCTACTCTCATGTAAGCATTAAAGACACAGTAGAACAAAGCACTTAAAACCTGCTAAACAGATAATGAGCAACCTAACAGCCAGGTATCATCTGCTTTTCTCTTGTCTTGCTCTGAAACTGAGATTTAGAAAGCGAAAATAAACCTTTCTCAGAATCCCATACAGCTAGGGACTAAAGACCTAtttctggccaatgaaatgtagGTGAAAGTTGCTGGGAGGGTCTTCCAGGAAATGTTTGCAGTTGAGCCAGACCTCAGCTAGCCCCAATTTTTGGCTCTagcccttcttccttcttcctgtctGAGGCAATGGCTAGAGGTTCAGCAGCCACGCTGTGATCATGAGAATGAATGATACATGCTGAAGATGACACAGCCGGGAGCGGGAGCCTGGACCCTTGATAACAAACACTGCTGAGCCTCTGTCCTGGCTGCACACAATGAGGACATTATTTGACACTTAGGACTAAGGTGACAAGACTACTGAGAAACTCTAAGACAATTCTGTTCCTTTTGAAAATCAGATTAATTTGCACCATTATCCATAATAAAAACTAAACCAAGAAATAATatacaagttaaataaaattttatgttttaatttttaaaaagttttagaaaatagcattttataatatgttgcttaaaaaataaaattacagagtTATGGAGCaagaaaaagtgagagaaaatgaCAGCTGACTGGAAGTACATAGACTATAATAGGAGGTATCCTAAGTGATTAGAGCCATggatgattttaattctttttgttggTTTGTATTTGCACTTGACTAGAATTTatcatattaaatatgtatttcagtgtaatagaggaaaaaagttacaaaatagacaaaaggaaACTACATGtagaaaatgtcaaaaagaaaTGCATCACTTACACTTCAATTTATTTTGCTCAGAGAAGCTAAAAAATTCGACTTATCTACTTCACAAAGCAAACACTAAATACAAAATAGCTCTTTGTTTCTCATGAAGTCCTctgatcattatttttaaaaattactgtatcTTCTGAACACTACCCTTACAACATAGGGATGTAATTCCTGATGATGAAATAGTTAACGGCCAGGAATTCTGACTAGAAGACAAACTAATAACACACACAGAGCACAAACCTACATGAAATGCCACATAACATGTAACTTGGGACAAACAGCTTATGAAAActggaatctttttctttttctttaagactgagtctcactctgtcacccaggctgcagtccagtggcccgatctcggctcactgcaagctccgccttccgggttcaagtgattctcctgcctcagcctcccgagtagctggggttacaggcgcacactaccacacccagctaatttttgtatttttagtagagacggggtttcaccatgttggccaggatggtctcgatcttttgaccttgtgatctgcccgcctcagcctcccaaagtgctgggattacaggcatgagccaccacgcctggctgaaaactggaatttatttttattacttattaatatattattatttattaatatttattattattattattattttagatggagtctcgctctgtcgcccaggctggagtgcagtggcgcgatctcggctcactgcaagctccacctcccaggttcacgccattctcctgcttcagcctcccgaatagctgggactacaggtgcccgccaccacacccagctaatttttttgtattttttagtagagacggggtttccctgttagccaggatggtctctatctcctgacctcgtgatccacctgcctcagcctcccaaagtgctgggattacaggcgtgagccaccgcacccagcgaaaattgtaatttttaaaaagtgttctagAAGTTACCGATTCCCTGTGAAACATCTCACCTGTTTTTCATTAGCCTCAGCTCTCGTTTGCGTGTTGCTTCTTCTGCCAGCTGCTGGGGACTGTGCAAACTTCCGGGTGATGCAGCCATCACCACTCCCTGTGGCAAAGCAGCAGTAGGAGCTCGGATCTGGTAAGTTGGCATGTCACCAGTGGCAGCTgcagtaaaacaaaatatttcgAGCTTATATAAAGAATTCACAATTTGGCATTTTACATAAAACTGACCTGGAAACGGTATGCTTTTGACATCTCATAAGAGGTGATCTTGTAATGTTTAAGATAATTATTCTGAGCATTATAGCAATCTCAAGTATTAAAGATCTTCTTCAGCACTTAGAACAATGATATTCAGCATGCTCTAAATATTTAAGGAGAAAAGTGTCCTAATGCATTTTAGACAGGTTTTTATCAAATGCAAAAGCTCACAGGTGCTCATTTAGCTTAAAATCAGTGGTGtgctaatatttaataaacagtcctcagaggaaaacaatgaaaaagccCTGATGTGTAGTGTTCCGATAATTCTcatggtgtaaatacttccaccatggccaatttcaagctgcCAAGGTGACTTTGCTGATCATAGAGTTGGAAAGACACACACGTAGTAAGCACACAGCATACAGACAAAACAGATGCCAATACCCACAGAGCACAgagaaaatacttagaaattatgAGTTTTGAGTActaatgttttaaatgtgtaaataaataaaatgtgtgcatacacacacttaatttttaataatcgCTGTTTTACAACCAACTCACAAAGgtactgacattttcttttctttttttttttttgagacggagtctcgctctgttgcccaggttggagtgcagtggcgcaatctcagctcactgcaagctccacctccagggttcacgccattctcctgcctcagcctcccaattagctgggactacaggcgcccaccaccacgcccggctaattttttgtatttttagtagagatgggatttcaccgtgttagccaggatggtctcaatctcctgacctcatgatcctcccaccttggcctcccaaagtgttgggattacaggcgtgagccaccacgcccagctttttttttttagacagtctcactcagtggctccaggctggagtgcagtggtgtaatcttggctcactgtaacctccgcctcccctgtacaagtgattcttgtatctcagcctcccaagtagctgggattataggtgtgcaccaccatgcctggctaattttgtatttttagtagagatcctgttttgccatgttggccaggctggtcttgaactcatgacctaaagtgatccacctgcctcagccttgcaaagtgttgggattacaggcgtgagccaccacgcctggcctgaaaatttaacaataggCTCTAACAAGCCAGCAGGAGCTGACTGTAGCACACCACTGCAAACATTTCCATGAAGCAGAATATCTCCATCCTGTGAATGTTTCAGTTTAGAGATTTTCCTATACTCCGTATCATGTCTGAAACAGTCACTGAATGTCTTTAAGTGCAATTCTCATTACTAGAAAATGATTGAAGCACTGGAAAGAATTGAGATCACTGCagtttcagtaaaaaaaaaaaaaaaaacaacaacaacaacaacaaaaacccagcaaAGCTCCACTTAAACCTAGTTTCTCTGGGGAaagataatttttgtctttcttaggTTTCCtaggaaaaataatacatttgtaaatattcatttaaaagtatTGTCTAAGCATAGTATAACCATACAGTTAAAAGACAGGGTTTAATATTTACTTAGTATTCAGATAAAATACTAAAAGTAAGTTCTCAAAGTTTCctaatttatattcaaaatttgtCTACTGCAAGAAACATAGCTTCCTAGAAAAGACAGATGGATTCGAGTGATAAAACGTTTCTACCACCAACGCTTCAACATTGAAACGTATGGTCCAGAGTTAGTTTGTCACTCTGATGAGACATTACAAAATATATGCTCTCTCAAAGCTAACTgcaagaaaaaagatttcttaaaaagttatcaAATTCTATTAACAATTGTCTGAACTAAATTACAATCAAAAGAGGAAAATACAGCATTTCTATATttcatggaaatgttttataCCCATTCAATAAGAAGTGAAATGTTACCCATGGGAGACAAATACTTTGTCAGCTAAATAGGATATTATCACTGAAACTTTGTTTAAAACAGTTAAACAAAGATTAACTGATTTATGTGCTTCTATTTGGGTATATGCCAGATTTTTGCCTTCTAAGGCTTGAGAATTAGGTGAAAGAATACAACAGTTAAAAACGTGGCTTTCAAGGAAGCTCACTTAAAGATTTTCatagaattaataaaaatatcatttataaggTTGTACTGCCTTTTCCTtctacatgtaattttaaaacattggtgATAGGTaataagtcttcttttttttgagacagagttttgctggctccaggctggagcgcagtggtgcgatcttggctcactgcaacctcctactccctggttcaagtgattatcttgcctcagcctcccgagtagctgggattacaggcacacgccatcatgcccagctaatttttgtatttttagtagagacggggtttcaccaggttggccaggatggtctccatctcctgaccttgtgatccgcctgcctcggcctcccaaagtgctggaattacaggcgtgagccaccacgcccggcctaattgtGACTAATGATCACCAGCATATGAATAAACTTGAGAAAAGTCCTAAATTTGTTTTTGTGACTATTCAAAATAATGCATACACAGACAACTCAATGAGTTGTACAAAACTGTATAGCTCTGAGATAGTTAAGAAAGTCACGTTAAGCCAGTTATAAACTAACTTAACAGATTGTTTAAAGTATCTTCATCGTATTGTCAGAGGAGATGGAGTGGAGCAGAGAATAACATagttctcctcttttctctcttcaccCACATCCAGGGAAGAAGGTTATGGGGTAATAAAGGCTGAA from Theropithecus gelada isolate Dixy chromosome 9, Tgel_1.0, whole genome shotgun sequence includes these protein-coding regions:
- the CREM gene encoding cAMP-responsive element modulator isoform X19, whose translation is MAVTGDDTAATGDMPTYQIRAPTAALPQGVVMAASPGSLHSPQQLAEEATRKRELRLMKNREAAKECRRRKKEYVKCLESRVAVLEVQNKKLREELETLKDVCSPKTD
- the CREM gene encoding cAMP-responsive element modulator isoform X13: MAVTGDDTDEETELAPSHMAAATGDMPTYQIRAPTAALPQGVVMAASPGSLHSPQQLAEEATRKRELRLMKNREAAKECRRRKKEYVKCLESRVAVLEVQNKKLREELETLKDVCSPKTD
- the CREM gene encoding cAMP-responsive element modulator isoform X17 codes for the protein MNRTRELSGQLSAATGDMPTYQIRAPTAALPQGVVMAASPGSLHSPQQLAEEATRKRELRLMKNREAAKECRRRKKEYVKCLESRVAVLEVQNKKLREELETLKDVCSPKTD
- the CREM gene encoding cAMP-responsive element modulator isoform X9 codes for the protein MTNSGAPPPGATIVQYAAQSADGTQQFFALGSQVVVQAATGDMPTYQIRAPTAALPQGVVMAASPGSLHSPQQLAEEATRKRELRLMKNREAAKECRRRKKEYVKCLESRVAVLEVQNKKLREELETLKDVCSPKTD
- the CREM gene encoding cAMP-responsive element modulator isoform X22, whose protein sequence is MPTYQIRAPTAALPQGVVMAASPGSLHSPQQLAEEATRKRELRLMKNREAAKECRRRKKEYVKCLESRVAVLEVQNKKLREELETLKDVCSPKTD
- the CREM gene encoding cAMP-responsive element modulator isoform X15 encodes the protein MAVPTSIYQTSTGQYTATGDMPTYQIRAPTAALPQGVVMAASPGSLHSPQQLAEEATRKRELRLMKNREAAKECRRRKKEYVKCLESRVAVLEVQNKKLREELETLKDVCSPKTD
- the CREM gene encoding cAMP-responsive element modulator isoform X11 produces the protein MNRTRELSGQLSDEETELAPSHMAAATGDMPTYQIRAPTAALPQGVVMAASPGSLHSPQQLAEEATRKRELRLMKNREAAKECRRRKKEYVKCLESRVAVLEVQNKKLREELETLKDVCSPKTD
- the CREM gene encoding cAMP-responsive element modulator isoform X12, translated to MAVTGDDTDEETELAPSHMAAATGDMPTYQIRAPTAALPQGVVMAASPGSLHSPQQLAEEATRKRELRLMKNREAARECRRKKKEYVKCLENRVAVLENQNKTLIEELKALKDLYCHKVE
- the CREM gene encoding cAMP-responsive element modulator isoform X21, with product MPTYQIRAPTAALPQGVVMAASPGSLHSPQQLAEEATRKRELRLMKNREAARECRRKKKEYVKCLENRVAVLENQNKTLIEELKALKDLYCHKVE
- the CREM gene encoding cAMP-responsive element modulator isoform X20; translated protein: MAAATGDMPTYQIRAPTAALPQGVVMAASPGSLHSPQQLAEEATRKRELRLMKNREAARECRRKKKEYVKCLENRVAVLENQNKTLIEELKALKDLYCHKVE
- the CREM gene encoding cAMP-responsive element modulator isoform X18, with amino-acid sequence MAVTGDDTAATGDMPTYQIRAPTAALPQGVVMAASPGSLHSPQQLAEEATRKRELRLMKNREAARECRRKKKEYVKCLENRVAVLENQNKTLIEELKALKDLYCHKVE
- the CREM gene encoding cAMP-responsive element modulator isoform X16, which encodes MNRTRELSGQLSAATGDMPTYQIRAPTAALPQGVVMAASPGSLHSPQQLAEEATRKRELRLMKNREAARECRRKKKEYVKCLENRVAVLENQNKTLIEELKALKDLYCHKVE
- the CREM gene encoding cAMP-responsive element modulator isoform X14, yielding MAVPTSIYQTSTGQYTATGDMPTYQIRAPTAALPQGVVMAASPGSLHSPQQLAEEATRKRELRLMKNREAARECRRKKKEYVKCLENRVAVLENQNKTLIEELKALKDLYCHKVE
- the CREM gene encoding cAMP-responsive element modulator isoform X23, yielding MAVTGDDTDEETELAPSHMAAATGDMPTYQIRAPTAALPQGVVMAASPGSLHSPQQLAEEATRKRELRLMKNSLVRVSSLPCISSPC
- the CREM gene encoding cAMP-responsive element modulator isoform X24, whose amino-acid sequence is MAVTGDDTAATGDMPTYQIRAPTAALPQGVVMAASPGSLHSPQQLAEEATRKRELRLMKNSLVRVSSLPCISSPC